TGCAGacgtgaactacatcaacaaccacaGAGGTCACAAAGTAGGGCACATTGCCTACATCCCCAATAATCAGTATCTCAACCCACCCATTCCACACACTTCCTCATCCCTCAATTTGATCTCGATTATGCAGCAATTCTTGTCTAGTCAAAAAACCGAAGCAGTACAAATCAATACACGATTCGATGACCTCGCAAAATGGTTATCGACCAATTATCAGCAACTCCACCACAAATTTGATGCTTTAAGCTCTCGTATTCAGCTGCTTACAGATAAATCGGCTTCGACTTCAACGAGTCAGGAGTTTGCACTCGCGTAATCCCACCACCCAAAGACAAACCAgtaggagaaaaacaaaaagagagatgatTCATCCCTCCACCTTACAAGCTACCCTTGCTATTTCCTGGAGGGTTTCGCATGGAACTtcttgagaagtacaaagcatTGTTCGAAAAACAGATGCAGGAACTCGAGCTCCGAATGCCTCTAATGGACGCCTTCACCCTGATACCTCCCTACCAGAAGTTCCTGAAGGATGCAGTGATGGAACGGATCAAGCAAGTCCAAGGAATGGTTATACTCAATCACGAGTGCAGTGCTATAATCCAAAGGACTGCAGCACCCAAGAAACTGAGCAATCCGGGGTCGTTCACATTACCTTGCTCGATTGGCCCTTTGAATTTTGGAAGATGTCTATGCGATTTGGGGGCATCAGTTAGCTTAATGCCTCTAACTGTAGCCAAACGCCTTGGGTTCGAGAAATTCAAACCAACTGACATACAACTATTTCTAGCAGACCGAACTACAAGGTTGCCAAGTGGAGTGTTGGAAGACCTGCCGGTCAAGATAGGATCAATAGACGTACCAACCGACTTCGTAGTTTTGGAAATGGATGTAGAACCAAGGGATACACTTATATTTGGACGACCATTTTTGGCCACCGTGGGGGCAATGATAGACGTGAGGAACGGGAAGATCGAGCTGAAGCTTGGGGAAGACCTCACTATGTAGTTTGATATTCAGGAAACTATGAAAAAGCCCACAATCGCTGGACAAACTTTCTTGATAGATGAACTAGAAAAACTGCGTGAGGGGACATTTGAGGAAGTGATAATCGGGGATTGTCTACAAACTGCGCTAACAAAGGATAGCGAGGTGGGATTCATACACCAAGAAAAGGATCTCTATAAGGAATTGCTCGACACCTATCGGAAAGTCATCGAACCGGAGTTAAGTGAAGATTCGGGGGAGGCTGaagaggagaagatgatgatagacAGTCAAAGCTTGACCAACTCGGTAGTTACCTCCTGCGTCATGTCGTGCAGTTGCTCAACACCAGACCACCCAGTCACCAGCCCGATCACTACCACGATCAACACACCGAGCAAGGTGATCGAGCATCACTCTGAATCCCACCTACAAGCCTCCGATGACTGGTCCGAgtcaaaggcacccaaagtagAACAAAAACCTCTCCCgtctgggctaaggtacgctttCTTGGGACCTAACTCAAGTTATCCGGTTATCGTTAATTCTAGCTTGCCTGAAAAAGAGCTGAAATTGCTCTGCACTCAGTTGAGAAATTATAGAGGGGCAATAGGCTACACTCTAGATGACATCAAGGGTATATCCCCTGATCTTTGCACCCACCGGATAAACCTAGAGGATGAATCGTACTCTAGTGTAGAACCTCAACGCCAACTAAACCCGAACCTGAAGGAAGtggtgaaaaaggaaattatgaAGTTGTtcgatgctggagttatctacccCATCTCTGACAGCACTTGGGTGTCCCCGGTGCACTGCGTTCcgaagaaaggaggaatcaccATCGTCAAGAGGGACATGAAGGCCCTAAATGACAAGTTGGATAAACTCCtgaaccagcagcagcatgtccatgccATCTCAGAGGAGGAGCAGTTTCTGccacaagatggggagaatgctcagctagaAGATGTCAattacatcaacaaccaaggaggttacaacaaggggtacaacaactacaaacaaAACCCGAACCTATCCTACCATAACCCCAATGTTTCTAATCCTCAAGACCAGGTCTACCCATCCGGAGTCCAAGGGAACCAAggccagcaaaagccttttgtccaatacaatcaaggctacgctcctaagcagcagtactctggcaactaccaaccaattgcaccacctggattccaacaacatcaAGGCCCACAAAAGCAATCCCAAGAAGCTGATCTACGCGAACTGATACAGCAGATGATACATAGTCAAGCATCGGCTGCAATGGACAATGCCAAACGATTTGAggaaatgagcaacaagatcgactctgGGTATATTGACCTAACCCCCAAGTATGACTCTCTCAACACCAAGCTGAGGTACCTCGAAGGCCACCACAAAAACCAACCACCaccaaagatcaaccatcttCCAGGTAAAGttgttcagaacccaaaggattatgccactgcccaagccattttccttgatgatgattatgaggactacctcactaaGGNGTACTCTAGTGTAGAACCTCAACGCCAACTAAACCCGAACCTGAAGGAAGtggtgaaaaaggaaattatgaAGTTGTtcgatgctggagttatctacccCATCTCTGACAGCACTTGGGTGTCCCCGGTGCACTGCGTTCcgaagaaaggaggaatcaccATCGTCAAGAGGGACATGAAGGCCCTAAATGACAAGTTGGATAAACTCCtgaaccagcagcagcatgtccatgccATCTCAGAGGAGGAGCAGTTTCTGccacaagatggggagaatgctcagctagaAGATGTCAattacatcaacaaccaaggaggttacaacaaggggtacaacaactacaaacaaAACCCGAACCTATCCTACCATAACCCCAATGTTTCTAATCCTCAAGACCAGGTCTACCCATCCGGAGTCCAAGGGAACCAAggccagcaaaagccttttgtccaatacaatcaaggctacgctcctaagcagcagtactctggcaactaccaaccaattgcaccacctggattccaacaacatcaAGGCCCACAAAAGCAATCCCAAGAAGCTGATCTACGCGAACTGATACAGCAGATGATACATAGTCAAGCATCGGCTGCAATGGACAATGCCAAACGATTTGAggaaatgagcaacaagatcgactctgGGTATATTGACCTAACCCCCAAGTATGACTCTCTCAACACCAAGCTGAGGTACCTCGAAGGCCACCACAAAAACCAACCACCaccaaagatcaaccatcttCCAGGTAAAGttgttcagaacccaaaggattatgccactgcccaagccattttccttgatgatgattatgaggactacctcactaaggacagtgatgttcaagatggggaggttATGGATCATTATGGGATGAACGAGTATCAACATTACATATATGAGTATGAACGTGAGCCTttacccgaggagactgatcgagttgatgatcaagTACTGGTTCNGTTATCCGGTTATCGTTAATTCTAGCTTGCCTGAAAAAGAGCTGAAATTGCTCTGCACTCAGTTGAGAAATTATAGAGGGGCAATAGGCTACACTCTAGATGACATCAAGGGTATATCCCCTGANCATATCAACCTTAAATGCCTGCACCAGAAGAAAGAGAACTaaaggaaaggttcaatgctgctcttgacatccaaatAGAGGCGCTAGCAGATCGTATGGCCAAGCgaaaagctccacctcctaagctcttgccaccacatGAACTTCGAGAGGCAATCATCAAGGACACaactcagctggagattgaggttaaggaagctgttaAGGAGATTGGTAATAAAATTCTGAGGAGTGGGGTGTGTTTTGATCCTGAACTGCGAATCaaggagaaattggaggattCTCGCTGTTTTACTTTGtcatgctcgataggacttcagattttcaaaaattgcttATGCGATCTGGGAGCTTCACTCAGCATCATGCCATTATCCATTGCTAACAAGATGGGTTTTAGCAGTTTTAAACCTAGTAGTCTGTTtctggttctagctgatagaacaatcagacacccCATCCGCATTCTGGAAaatttgcctctcaggattggaagagtggaagttcctactgatttcatgatccttgatatggataaggaaccagatgatccactgatccgttgaagaccattcttggcaacaataGGAGCAATAATTGAGGTTAAACAAGGCAAGATTAGAATTGAGCATGgggagcatttcaagatggagtttgatgtcgagaaaagaattaaaaggccaaccattgatggttaagccttttccactaagacaaagcagagaaaagtcaaacatcttgaagaagtcaacactACGTTTActgtggaacctggacaagactCGGAAAATCCATTGATTCAACCTGCTACAGAAGAGAGGATTCCAGAATCTCTCCCTCCTAGATCCCATGCTTAAAAGAGAATGAAGAGTCAAgtttagtgacttaaaacaagctcacttgggaggaagtcccaaaggtattctttattttgttttaactcttatttatttattttatcttattttctattttgtttgcatattttcatttatctaaaaaaaaaaagagaataaaaggaaaaagaaattttgGGAACCTGAGGCTCTACCCGAATTTGTACCCGACGCGCCTGATCATGTTCCCCTTCgagtggcgagtggagtccgaattccacagcccaagcccactctcggcgaAACCCAAGCTGCAGCCACTTCTATTTAAAGAAGACTCTCTCTTCCCCAAGCCAAAACCGATAAGtgctaaaaacttttaaacttcttcctttttacttcttctctctctcaaactcgagtgtTCTAAAATTTtcgggaactaaccctattgatctcgagtctagctcttctttcttttcaagtGTTCCACAATGGCTCCAAAGATGAAGacttaccaaaagaaggggagcagatcaacctccgccgcttCTAGAACCAGAGGTGATGCCGCCGAAGCTCGTGACTCCCAGGTAGGAGGAGACGTTTCGCATTCCCAACCGTTGAGTGGACGTTTTCAATCCCCAACTCAATGCTCAACCCAATCCACCACCCGAGCAAATACTCGAGCAGCCGATCGTGCAGATACCCGAGTTCTCTCTCCTGACCCAATAGCTGTTGCAATCCGCTGATCTCCTcaacgtagggacctgtctacgtcggAGAGAACCATTACTGATCCTATGGATGTCGATTCTGATGCCGGTGGAGGAGAACCGGAGGAGATCCAATCCTCTAGGTTGAGAAGCAGAGCCGCGGTTGCAAGCTGGAAGAGACCACCCTCTGAAAGGGCTGAGAAGGTGGCcgagagagcagctgaggaagaggatcgagaCTCAGAGGAAGAGAGCCGTGAccgagaggaggaggagagagaacgcacacgccaggcttcgcggaggctgaagcagaaagaggtggagactccggccaagCTATTCAAGGTCCTTCACAAGATGAGCTTTGTAGGTAGGAACCCGTTTCCCTCACCGTTAAACAATGAAGCAGTTGGGAATCGCAAGAGACGTCGAGTTcttgttcgacatgtgccacctagGCAAGATGATGCGAACCAACCTcgaagcttatgaggaggagacggttcacttcctCTCCACACTGCGGTTGCACTATTTTGAAGACCACCCgcccctactacccgatggggggatcgggttcatcaccttctccgtgcgcaacaaggaataccgaTTCACCtacaaggagaaggagaagttgTATGGCTTCAAGGCTGGGAGTGGGGAAAACATGGAGGTGAGCATGGTGAagatgaagtccctatggctgacaataggagacaagcttccctacaagtctacaagctccaaatctgctcaaataaggagccctatTTTGAGGTACTTTCACAAGTCTCTAGCTTGTACCTTATTCGCTGggaaggagactgggaatgtgaacgatcatgagctccagctgctacATGTTGCCTTGTGTGGAGTCTTAGACAATGCTAGGGGTGGTACCTTACTAGTAGgggatgttgcggatactagcatggtctttgtgctgctcgattAGTTACTCTATCTGAAGtcttgggcaatgaaaactgagaggaGGGATGGatctggagagatctccataggaggttTGGTCACACCAATGTTGGTATCctgcgatgtgcccttgaagggagTGATACATGAGCCGAGATGGTTAGACATCGACTACCTCACCCTGGTGAGAATCTTGGCTTATGAGAGGTCAAATGATATGTTcttgttcaagtttgtccatccaattGCAGGAGCCATCCAATTGTAAGAGCCTACCCAACGTCGTGTGTACCAAAGTCCGACTAGGGGACAACATAGACTtcgcaccacctttggaggagctgtacaatccgGAGGAGGAATCTGAAGCTGAGGGAGAGCAAGCAGAGCAAGAACTGGGAGACAACTCGGAGgagtatgattttgaggagtatgtgtgctctcaaaagcaacctattggggtgagggaagctcacaagatgATCGGGTGGctgaggaggatgaagaagttCCTCGCCAAGAAATTAAAAGACCTCACTGgctcagtgaaggtaatgggaggacAGATCAAGGAGCAACAAGATAAGGCAAGTTCTGCCTCAGCCGTCACTTTGTcttatgcacccacatggatgggaaGGAGCGGACCATTAGGAGGAATGCAAGGATTAGCACCTCCAGAGCCTCACAGGGCATCCTCCTACGAGCCCCAAGAAGAGGAGGGTGTTACCAGACCAGATAAatcgcggagaagccactcGGACGCCCACCAGATGCCTAACCCGATGGCGTACACGATGCCATATCCGATGCACCCTTCAAGCACACATCCGGGTGACCACTAAGGTACTTTCCCTCCGCCTTATCAGATGTCTTACAAGATGCCCTACTCGATGCACTCTGCAAGCGGCTATACATGCGATCATTCGGGACCCCTTCCACCATACCCGTGGTACTACCCGATGCCATACCTGATGACCTACGCGACGCCGTACCAGATCAATCCAt
The sequence above is a segment of the Camelina sativa cultivar DH55 chromosome 10, Cs, whole genome shotgun sequence genome. Coding sequences within it:
- the LOC104720544 gene encoding uncharacterized protein LOC104720544 gives rise to the protein MELLEKYKALFEKQMQELELRMPLMDAFTLIPPYQKFLKDAVMERIKQVQGMVILNHECSAIIQRTAAPKKLSNPGSFTLPCSIGPLNFGRCLCDLGASVSLMPLTVAKRLGFEKFKPTDIQLFLADRTTRLPSGVLEDLPVKIGSIDVPTDFVVLEMDVEPRDTLIFGRPFLATVGAMIDVRNGKIELKLGEDLTM